The nucleotide sequence TTATTCGGGTGGTCTTGGAATTCTTGCTGGTGATCACATAAAAACGGCAAGCGACTTAGGTTTGCCTTTCATCGCAATTGGTCTCCTCTACAAGCATGGCTACTTTAAGCAGGAGATAGATGAAAACGGTAGACAGATTGAGATATTCCCCAGCTACAATCCCAAAGAAATGCCAATGAAGCAGATTTTTAAAGAAAACGGTGAGCCCCTTTTAATTGAAGTTCCAATTGAAGACAGAATAGTTTATGCGAGAGTTTTTGAAGTAAATGTTGGAAGAGTTAAGCTATACCTCCTTGATACGGACGTTGAGGAGAACAGCGAAGAAGACAGAAAAATATGTGATTACCTTTACAACGCTGAGCTTGACAAGAGAATTAAGCAAGAGATTCTGCTTGGAATTGGTGGAATGCGTCTTTTGAAAGCACTCAAGATTGAGCCTGGTGTAATTCATCTCAATGAAGGCCATCCAGCATTTGCGAACTTTGAGAGAATTGTATGGTATATGCAAGAAGGTCTCAGTTTTGAAGAAGCTTTAGAGGTAGTTAGAGGAACAAGTGTTTTCACAACTCATACACCAGTTCCAGCAGGTCATGATGTTTTCCCAGTATGGTTTGTTGAAGAAAAGCTCACAAAGTTCTTTGAAGGTTTACCCAAAGAGAAGTTCTTGGCATTGGGCAAGGTTGAGGAGGAAGACCCGAACTTTAACATGAGCCTTTTAGCTATAAAAACTTCAAACTTCGTAAATGGGGTCAGCAAACTTCACGCTGAAGTTACAAAGAAAATGTGGTTGAATCTCTGGAAAGGAGTTCCGCTCGATGAAATTCCAGTTGAGGGCATAACAAATGGAATCCACACATCCACGTGGGTTCACGAAAAGTTGGCTCGCCTATATGACAGATATATGGGAAAGGTCTGGAGAGAACATGTAAACTTGGAAGGCATTTGGTATGCAATTGAAAGAATTCCAGATGAGGAGCTTTGGGAAGCACATCTAAAAGCCAAGAGGGATTTAATTGAACTTATCAAGAGGAAGATTAGGGAAAGGAATGCTCGCTTAGGCATTGATGAACCAGCTCCAGAAATTGATGAGAATGCTTTAATAATAGGATTTGCAAGGAGATTTGCAACGTATAAAAGAGCAACCTTAATTTTGACTGACCTTGAGCGCTTAAAGAGGATAGTGAACAATCCAGAGAGACCCGTTTATATAATCTTTGCAGGAAAAGCTCATCCAAGAGATGAAGCTGGAAAGGAGTTCTTGAGGAGAGTTTACGAAGTTTCCCAGATGCCTGAATTTAGAGGCAAGATAATTGTTATAGAAAACTATGACATGGGTTCTGCTCGTTTGATGGTTGCCGGCGTTGATGTATGGCTCAACAATCCAAGGAGACCTCTTGAAGCTAGTGGAACAAGCGGTATGAAAGCTGGACTTAACGGCGTCTTAAACTTGAGCATCTATGATGGCTGGTGGGTTGAGGGCTACAACGGAAGAAACGGCTGGGTTATAGGAGAAGAAACAACAGAACCAGAGACTGAAGAAGACGATATAAAGGATGCTCAAAGCTTGTATGATATCCTTGAGAATGAGGTAATTCCACTCTATTATGAAAATAAGGAAGCATGGATCGGCATGATGAAAGAGAGCATAAAAAGCATAGCACCGAGATTCAGCACCCACAGAATGGTTAAGGAATACATGA is from Thermococcus paralvinellae and encodes:
- the malP gene encoding maltodextrin phosphorylase: MDVELIIKKKLPENIRGLVKLAYNYWWSWSHKATKMWMYIDEEHWREYKNPVKLLLDVSDERLKELARNDDFLDLYELVMNNFEKYMSEENTWFSVNYPKWDKPIVYLCMEYGISKSLPIYSGGLGILAGDHIKTASDLGLPFIAIGLLYKHGYFKQEIDENGRQIEIFPSYNPKEMPMKQIFKENGEPLLIEVPIEDRIVYARVFEVNVGRVKLYLLDTDVEENSEEDRKICDYLYNAELDKRIKQEILLGIGGMRLLKALKIEPGVIHLNEGHPAFANFERIVWYMQEGLSFEEALEVVRGTSVFTTHTPVPAGHDVFPVWFVEEKLTKFFEGLPKEKFLALGKVEEEDPNFNMSLLAIKTSNFVNGVSKLHAEVTKKMWLNLWKGVPLDEIPVEGITNGIHTSTWVHEKLARLYDRYMGKVWREHVNLEGIWYAIERIPDEELWEAHLKAKRDLIELIKRKIRERNARLGIDEPAPEIDENALIIGFARRFATYKRATLILTDLERLKRIVNNPERPVYIIFAGKAHPRDEAGKEFLRRVYEVSQMPEFRGKIIVIENYDMGSARLMVAGVDVWLNNPRRPLEASGTSGMKAGLNGVLNLSIYDGWWVEGYNGRNGWVIGEETTEPETEEDDIKDAQSLYDILENEVIPLYYENKEAWIGMMKESIKSIAPRFSTHRMVKEYMTKFYTKAMEHGIWLIRDNFRWAREIAAWKKKVLENWDKVSIEKILTEDAKAVEAIVNLGNLSPEDVKVELYYGVKAKDYIIEKPYIVELKRPEHLGNGRYKYKYEGNALRNIVNPCWHYAVRVYPYHPKLPYKFLLGGLIRWRGLLE